The sequence below is a genomic window from Acaryochloris thomasi RCC1774.
AAACCCAAGACATCAAACAAGCGCTTGAATTAGCTGAAGATTTATAGGAGGATGACGTGCCTAAAACTAAAACTCAGCCTTGGGACGCAGCAAATCACTTAGAAACTAAAGAGGACATAGCAGCATATCTCGAAGCGGCGCTTGAAGATGGAGATCCTGCCTTGATTACTGCCGCCCTTGGAGATGTTGCTCGTTCTAAAGGAATGACACAGATCTCGCGTGATACTGGCCTTGGTCGTGAAAGTCTCTATAAAGCGTTATCTGTCGAAGGTAATCCAGAATTTGCAACGATTCTCAAGGTTTTTCAAGCTTTAGGCCTTCAGTTACAGGTGAAGACAGTTGAAAGTGAAAGCTTTGTCTAACAACGCCATGCAAGCAACGCTCGATTCAAGCTATCAGTTGTATTTTTTCACACTTCTGCTTGCGCCCCTGAAGAATCACCGTTGAGATGAAGCGGTAGCCAGAAGCTGCCCCGTCAGGTTGGGTTGACGCAGGAAATTCAATACCGTAGGAATAATTGAAGCCTTGTGATCCAAGAAGCGAGGATCCGTGAAGCATAATCCATTCAATTCTCTTAGAAGTCGTTAGCGAAATCCTTGACCGCGTGAGCTTTGAGTCCAGAGCTGCCATTCTCCCTGTTGACCGCCCATTGCTAACGTCTGGCCGTCAGGACTCCAGGCCAGCGCCGACCCGCTGACACCCTTCAGTGCTTGTACCAGCTTATGCCCTCCTTTCCATAAACACAGGTAGCCATCGGCAGCAGTAGAGGCAAGCAGGGTTGTGCCCGGTTGAAATGCGATCGCATTCACCGTCTGCGTATGCCCATCTAACAGCTCCGCCTCCCAGCCTTCTCCTTGTCGTTGCCAAGTGATTACACAATCGCCGCTGGCAGCGGACAGCAGCGGTATCGTCTCCGCCCAGGCCAGATGTCGTACTTTTCCCGGAAATCCCGTCATCCGCCAGGGCGTATCCTGATCCCAAGGCCACACTATCAAGGTGCGATCCAGATTCCCCGCAGCTAAATATTGCCCATCCGGTGACCAATCCACACAAACACTGGCAGCCGGAATCTCACGAATCGCCGGATCATCATCCCAGTCTTGCCAAATCTTCACCCCCTGGTGTCCTCCCACCGCTAGCCAATCCCGCTGAGGATGCCAAGCCAAATCCAACACCGAAGAGCTTTCAAAGGCCAGGGTTGTGAGTACGCTTTGGGTCTCAACCTCCCATACTTGAGCATAGCGCCCCAAGTTAAAGGCCAGCTCCAGCCGTCGCGGATGCCAGGTGAGCTGATCGACCCAAGTTCGGGGATTCTCTAGAGTGGTCAGCAATGCTGGGGACTCCTGGGTCATCTCCCAGACACACAGGCGACCCTCTTGACCGCCTGCTGCTAAAAAACGACCATCATGGGAGTAAGCCAAGGCATCGACCGATTGCCCCGTGCTGCTCTGTAGACAATAGGTTTGCTGTGTCCCCCGATGGAGACACTGAATCGCTCCTGACCCATCGCAGGCGGCGACCTGCTGGCTGTCGGGGGACCAGGCAATCGCCGTTACATAGTCATCGAGAGTCCCACGCCATTTGAGATTGAGCTGGGGCTGCTTTAAGCGAGGCAAGCTTGGAACTCCTTGCTTAACTGAGCTTCATCAAGGTTGCGACCAATGAACACCAGCTCATTTTTGCGGGTCTCGTTGGCCTTCCAGGGGCGATCGGCGCGGCCATCAAAGAGCATATGGACACCTTGAAAGACAAACCGCTCGTCTTCTCCGGCAATGTTCAAAATGCCCTTCATCCGAAAGATATCTGGCCCTTGGGTCTGCAGCAGATTACCTAGCCAGCCATTCAGGCGCTCTCCATCAATCTCTCCTGATTCAGTCAGGGCCACGGAACCCACTGTTTGATCATGCTCGTGGGCATCTTCACCCAAAAA
It includes:
- a CDS encoding addiction module antidote protein, which codes for MPKTKTQPWDAANHLETKEDIAAYLEAALEDGDPALITAALGDVARSKGMTQISRDTGLGRESLYKALSVEGNPEFATILKVFQALGLQLQVKTVESESFV
- a CDS encoding WD40 repeat domain-containing protein; translated protein: MPRLKQPQLNLKWRGTLDDYVTAIAWSPDSQQVAACDGSGAIQCLHRGTQQTYCLQSSTGQSVDALAYSHDGRFLAAGGQEGRLCVWEMTQESPALLTTLENPRTWVDQLTWHPRRLELAFNLGRYAQVWEVETQSVLTTLAFESSSVLDLAWHPQRDWLAVGGHQGVKIWQDWDDDPAIREIPAASVCVDWSPDGQYLAAGNLDRTLIVWPWDQDTPWRMTGFPGKVRHLAWAETIPLLSAASGDCVITWQRQGEGWEAELLDGHTQTVNAIAFQPGTTLLASTAADGYLCLWKGGHKLVQALKGVSGSALAWSPDGQTLAMGGQQGEWQLWTQSSRGQGFR